DNA sequence from the Amycolatopsis sp. Hca4 genome:
CGACGAACCGGGTCTCCTGGCCGTCCGAGCGCCCGACGAACACTTCGTCGCCGTCGCGGAGGTCGCGCAGCCGGAAGAACGGCGCCGGGCCGGACCGGGAGTCGACGTGCGCGGCGATCACCGCCGGCCCCGGGTCGCCCGGCACCGGACCGGCGGCGTACCAGCCGACGTCTTCGAAGCGCGCCGGTGCTTCGAGCTGGTGGTCCGCCCCCAGCCCGAGCGGCACGAGCGCCGGTGCGTCGACGCCGATCGCCGGGATCCGCAGCCGCACCGGACGGACCTCGGCCGCGGTGGGCAGCGGCTTCGGCCCGGTGGCCGTCTCCGCCGGGGTGGTCCCCGCCGGAGGTGGCGCCGCGGGCGGTGGAGCCGGGGCGCAGCCCGCCACCACCAGGACGGCGACGAGCAGCGCGCCGACGTCACCGCGCACGAGCCGCCCGGCGTCCCACGACGAGCGCGGCCAGCAGCCCGACCGCCGCGAAGGCCGGCCACAGCGGCGTCCCGGGCGGCGGTGCCGTGCCACCACCGCCGGTTTCGACACCCAGCTTCGGCGGCTCGGGCAGCGATGCGCCGTCGGAGATCGGGTTCGCCTTCAGCACGCCGTTGTTCTCGAGGACGAACACGGTCGTCGAACTCCCGGACTTGACGTCGACCTCCGGGGTGGTCTTCGCCGTCCCGCTGCGCAGCTGCAACGGCCAGCGTCCCTGCGGCACGTCGACGTAGGGCGAAGTGAAGCCGTAGGGCGCGTCCTGGGCGAGCAGGACGCCCGGGCCGTCGACCGTGACCGGGGCGATCGCCGCCGACCCTTCGACGATCCGGAGCCGGCCCTTGCCCGCGGCGGGCGCGGTGAGGTCGTCGGTGACCAGGGTGCCCTTGAGCGTGCTGCCGGGTCCGTTGGCGAACACCAGCAGCGAGTAGGCGGACCGCTCGGCGATCTCGATCGTCGCCGAGAGCGCGGGCGGGGTGCCGGCCGCGGCGTCGGCGGGCCGCATCGACAGCGTGTACTTCCCGGGGTCGAGCGAGGAGTACGGCGTGACGGCGCCGTAGCCCGACTTGCGGATGACGACCTTCTCGGCCTGACCGAACGGCGCGAAGGAGATGTCCACGGGCGGGACCTTGGGGGAGAGGTGACCGACTCGGATCCAGCCGACGCCCGGGCCGGGGGCGGTCGCCGCCTCGGCCGTGACCGGCGTCAGCGCGACGAGCAGGAGGGCGGCGGCGGCCGCCCCGCCGGGTCTGAGCAGGAGCTGGGGGAGGGTGCGCAACGGAGGGCCTCTTTCACCGGATCAGGATCAGGGAGAGGAGAACGGGACGAGCAGTCCCGGGGGTGCGAACAGCAGGTAGGTGACGAGCACGCCGTCGCCGGTCCGGACGACCGACGAGGGGCGGAACGGATCGCGCTGGCCGGTGTAGAACGCGGCCGCGCCGTCTTCGCCGCCGGTGAGCAGCACCCGGCGGCGGGGTTGCCCGGCGGGGTCTTCGCCGGGGACTTCGGGGAACGCCGCGACCCGGACCGGCTGCAGCGCCGCGAGCGCGGCGATCGTCGCGATCAGCCGGGAGTCGACGCGGCCCGCGCGCAGCGGGACGACGGCGTCCGGGGTGAAGGTGATCCGGGCCGACGCCTGGAGGGCCTCGCCCGCGCGGGCGCGAGCCGACGCTTCCGACGGCGCCGCCGGGTCGGCGGGCGGCAGCCCGAGGCGCGAGACGGTGACGCGGCCCTCGCCGGTCCCGAACACCGCGGTCGCGCCGGAGCCGTCGAAAGCCGCGTCGAGAGCGGGGTAGCGGTCCCGCAGATCGGTCTCGTCGGCGGTGAAGACGGCCCACTCGGCGGGCGGGCAGCCCGTCGCGCACGCGGCGGCCGCGACGAGCGCGCCGGTCGGCCAGCCCGCCTTCGCGAGCTCGGCCCAGGCACCGTCGTCGACCAGCACGCGGGCGCCGGAACCGTTGGCCCGCAGCCAGTCCCGCGCCTCGGCCAGTGGGCCGCCCCGGTCGGCCGCGGGCCGCAGCGCGGGGTAGCCGTACCCCCAGCCGACGGCGACCACCGCGACGAGCACGACCGCGGCGGCCGCGGTCCCGCGCCGCCCTTCCCAGCGGTGGGAAGGGCGGCGCTGCCGCGTCACGGCCTGCACTACTCCGGCCAGCAGCAGCGGCGTCACCGGCAGCAGCAGCGCGAGCACGGCGGTGTCCGGCACGCCGGGGACGAGCAGGGCCGCGACGAGCAGCAGTCCGGACACCGCGAACGGCCGCAGCGCGGCCACGGCCGGTGCGGCCACCAGCGCGACGGTCGACAGCACCGCCCATGCCGGGTCGAGCGCGACCCAGTCGGCGACCGAGGGACGGCCCGAAGCCGCCAGGTGCGGCCGCAGGAGCCCCGCCGCCGGGCCGAACGCGATGCCGAGCCCGAGGTTGAGCAGCACCGCCACGAGCGCGGCCCGCACGGGCGAGCGGCGCACCAGCAGCCAGCCGGCCGCGGGCAGGAAGACCAGCGCCAACGGCGAAGTGAGCACGGCCGCCAGCAGGCAGACCGCGGCCGGCACGTCGTGCCGGATCCGGGCGTCGGGCCGGGTGAGCAGCACCAGCGCACCCAGCGCCCACACCGCCGCCAGGTGTTCGACGACGACCAGCCGCTGCAGGCCGAGCGCCAGCGGGGACGCCGCGAGCAGCAGCACCGCGGCCGCCGCCGCCCAGCGCGTCAGGCCGAGCCGCCGGGCCAGGACCCACAGCAGCAGCGCGCCGAGCACGGCGACGAGGAGCATCGTTTCCCGGACCGCCACCAGCGCCGTGACCGAGCGCCCGAAGGCGTCCGAGACCGTGGCGCAGGCCGAAAGCTGCCACCAGCCGAACGGGCTGACCCCGGCGCCGCCCGCGTCGGTGAACGCCGTGAAGTGCCGGAGCGCGACGGCGTGCGCGACGTTCGCGGCTTCCGCGGGCAGGGCCGGTGCCGGCGCGGCGAGGTAGAGCACCCGCAGGGCGCCGGCCAGCGCCAGCAGCGCGAGCACGACGTCGAGCGACAGCAACCGGTGCGCGGCCACCGGTCCGGAGGGCGTCGTTTCCCGGCTGTGCTGGGCCATTGGACGGATCGTAGCCGCTCCCGATCACCCGTCCAGCTCAGGACGGTTACGTCAGCCGGTCGGCCCAATGGCCGGAAAAGCGTTGTCCCGCATGATTTTTTCCGCCTGTCCGGAGTGGATCCGGAGACCGCACGGGCGGCGCGATCCCGTCTTCGCGGACCCCCGTCGGCCGGCGGCGCAACGCCTCGTGCAGGTCGGCGACGTACGGCCGGGCCGCGTCGGCCGGCCGGCCGGTGGCGGGGTGAGGCCAGTTGGCCGATTTCGAACAGCCGCAGCCCGAGCCGCACCGCATCCCCCTCGTGGGTGAGGAAGGCGCGTACGGCCCGACGGCGGCCGGCTCCGCATCTCGACGTGGAAGGGGCCTTCCCGCGCGGGAAGGCCCCTTCCACGTCTCCTGCTTCAGTGCGCCGACGGCGTCCGCTGCTCCGGAACGATCTGCAGCGCCCCGCCGCCGCGCTTGCGCAGCAGGGCGACGGCCAGCACCAGCCCGACCACGGCGAAGACGACGCACGCCACCAGGCCGCCGGTGAACCCGTCCATGATCGCGGCCGGGTCGGTGGCCGCCCGCGCCATGTGCGCGGCGACGATCGTCGAGACGACCGCCACGCCGATCGCGCCGCCCACCTGGAACGCCGCCGTGTTCAGGCCCGAGGCGAGACCGGTGTCCCGCTTGGCGATGCCGTTGAGGGCCGCCGCCGCGAGGGCGACCGGGCCGCCGCCGAGGCCGAGCCCGAACAGGATCAGGCCCGGGAAGACGTCGGCCCAGTAGCTGCCGGTCGGCGAGATGCCGGTGAGCACGAAGCAGCCGGCCCCCAGCAGCACCACGCCGATGACCGCGACGACCCGGATGCCGATGCGGTTGAGCACGGCCTGGGCGAGGAAGGCGCCGATCACCGCGGCGATCGGCATCGCCGACTGGCTGAGCCCGAATTCGAGCGCGGAGTAGTGCAGTACGCCGAGGGAGAACTGCGAAATCACCACGGACATGCCGAACGCGAGCGCCGCCGCGATCCCCGTCACCAGGTTGCCGCCGACCAGGCTGGGTGAGCGGAACAGCCGCAGCGGCACCAGCGGTGCGGCCGAGCGCTTCTCGATCACCACGGTCAGCGCGACGAGCACGAGGAAGACCGCGCCGAGGCCGATCGTGTGGAGGCTGACCCAGCCGCGGGTGGGCGCCTCGACCAGGACGTAGACGAGCAGGCCGAGCGCGGCCGTGCTCACGACGGCACCGGCGAGGTCGAACGTGCGCCGCGTGCCGGAGTCCTTGCTCTCCCGCAGCAGGACCGGGGCCAGCACCAGCATGACGAGCGCGACGGGGACGTTGACGAAGAAGATGGACTGCCAGCCCAGCCAGTCGATGAGCGTGCCGCCGAGCAGCAGCCCGACGGTGGCGCCGATCGAGG
Encoded proteins:
- a CDS encoding class F sortase → MRGDVGALLVAVLVVAGCAPAPPPAAPPPAGTTPAETATGPKPLPTAAEVRPVRLRIPAIGVDAPALVPLGLGADHQLEAPARFEDVGWYAAGPVPGDPGPAVIAAHVDSRSGPAPFFRLRDLRDGDEVFVGRSDGQETRFVVDAVQRYPKNAFPTDAVYGPAPGSALRLITCGGSFDAAKRSYRDNIVVYASTRWG
- a CDS encoding DUF4397 domain-containing protein, coding for MRTLPQLLLRPGGAAAAALLLVALTPVTAEAATAPGPGVGWIRVGHLSPKVPPVDISFAPFGQAEKVVIRKSGYGAVTPYSSLDPGKYTLSMRPADAAAGTPPALSATIEIAERSAYSLLVFANGPGSTLKGTLVTDDLTAPAAGKGRLRIVEGSAAIAPVTVDGPGVLLAQDAPYGFTSPYVDVPQGRWPLQLRSGTAKTTPEVDVKSGSSTTVFVLENNGVLKANPISDGASLPEPPKLGVETGGGGTAPPPGTPLWPAFAAVGLLAALVVGRRAARAR
- a CDS encoding glycosyl transferase; this encodes MAQHSRETTPSGPVAAHRLLSLDVVLALLALAGALRVLYLAAPAPALPAEAANVAHAVALRHFTAFTDAGGAGVSPFGWWQLSACATVSDAFGRSVTALVAVRETMLLVAVLGALLLWVLARRLGLTRWAAAAAVLLLAASPLALGLQRLVVVEHLAAVWALGALVLLTRPDARIRHDVPAAVCLLAAVLTSPLALVFLPAAGWLLVRRSPVRAALVAVLLNLGLGIAFGPAAGLLRPHLAASGRPSVADWVALDPAWAVLSTVALVAAPAVAALRPFAVSGLLLVAALLVPGVPDTAVLALLLPVTPLLLAGVVQAVTRQRRPSHRWEGRRGTAAAAVVLVAVVAVGWGYGYPALRPAADRGGPLAEARDWLRANGSGARVLVDDGAWAELAKAGWPTGALVAAAACATGCPPAEWAVFTADETDLRDRYPALDAAFDGSGATAVFGTGEGRVTVSRLGLPPADPAAPSEASARARAGEALQASARITFTPDAVVPLRAGRVDSRLIATIAALAALQPVRVAAFPEVPGEDPAGQPRRRVLLTGGEDGAAAFYTGQRDPFRPSSVVRTGDGVLVTYLLFAPPGLLVPFSSP
- a CDS encoding MFS transporter; protein product: MNLAQAAPTAVASGLDPRRWKALILLCTANFMVILDAQIVIMGLPSISADLKLTPVMGQWALSANLLTFGGLLLLGGRAADLLGRRKVFIIGTALFLLVSVLSGLAWNGEVLLVARSLHGVSAALMAPTALSILTNTFPEGRERNKAFAMWSGIASIGATVGLLLGGTLIDWLGWQSIFFVNVPVALVMLVLAPVLLRESKDSGTRRTFDLAGAVVSTAALGLLVYVLVEAPTRGWVSLHTIGLGAVFLVLVALTVVIEKRSAAPLVPLRLFRSPSLVGGNLVTGIAAALAFGMSVVISQFSLGVLHYSALEFGLSQSAMPIAAVIGAFLAQAVLNRIGIRVVAVIGVVLLGAGCFVLTGISPTGSYWADVFPGLILFGLGLGGGPVALAAAALNGIAKRDTGLASGLNTAAFQVGGAIGVAVVSTIVAAHMARAATDPAAIMDGFTGGLVACVVFAVVGLVLAVALLRKRGGGALQIVPEQRTPSAH